The sequence ATCGGTTCCGTGCGGTTTCCCACGCCGGTTGAACTGGCGATGCCTGACTGTGGCGTTCATGTCCGTTGGCCGATGCCGGCGCATGCGCGGCCGCCGGCAACGTCGGCGGCCGTCTCGCCCGGAACGCGGCGATCGGTCGTGACGTCTATCGCCACAGGTCCGTCCGCCGTCGAGCGGCATGGGCGGCAGCGCGGACCGGACAGCTTCCCCTCGAGACAGTCCATGTCAGGAGACGATAGATGACGCCCATGCACACATTGAGCTTCGCGGCGCTGCTTTCGGCGCTGCCGCTCGCGGCCCACGCGCAGGATGCGCAATTGACGGACCCGCAGATCGCGGCGATCGTGGTGACGGCCAATCAGGTCGACATCGATGCGGGAAAGCTCGCGCAAGGCAGGACCCATACGAAGCAGGTCAAGGACTTTGCGAACTTGATGGTCACCGATCACACCAGCGTGAACGAAGCGGCGGTCGCGCTCGCGACCAAGCTGAGCCTCAAGCCGGAAGACAACGCGACGAGCGGCGCGTTGAAGCGAGGCGGGGATGACAACATCGCCACGCTCAGGACACTCCGGGGACATGAATTCGACAAGGCCTACATCGGCCACGAAGTCGCGTATCACCAGCAGGTGCTCGACGCGATGGACAAGGCGCTGATTCCTGCGGCGAAGAACGGAGAATTGAAGGCGCTGCTCGTCAAGGTGCGCCCCGCCTTCGCGGCCCATCTCGAACACGCGCGCGACTTGCAGTCGAAGCTCGGCGGCGATCGTGACAGGAAAGCTGATTGACGCCGTGCGCCCGTCGGCGCGATGGCGCGCGGCGTGCAGGACGATCCTCGTCTTGGCCGCGGCTGTGGCAGCGGTCGGGCCCGCCGCCGCCGGCGCGACGCATACGGTCTCCATCGAGGGGATGCGCTTCAACCCCGATAGTCTGACGGTCGAGCGCGGGGACAAGATCGTTTGGGTGAACAAGGACCTCGTCGCTCATACCGCCACGGCGACGGCGGCGCACGCGTTCGATTCGCACGAGATCGCGCCGAACGCTTCATGGGCGTATGTCGCGCGCAGCCCCGGGCGCTTTGCGTACGTCTGCGCGCTTCACCCCACCATGAAGGCGAATCTGATCGTCAAGAGCAAGCGATGACCCGAACGATGACGACCGAGCCGCGATCGGGCGACATGCAGCCTTCGCGCGTGGACGACCGCGCGCTGGCCGCGCGGGTTGCCGGCGGCGATCATGCGGCATTCGAGCAATTGATGCGCCGCTACAACCGGCGCCTCTACCGGCTTGCGCGCGCGACGTTGCGCGACGACGCGCAAGCCGAAGACGTGCTTCAGGAGGCCTATCTGGCCGCATTTCGCACCATCGGGCGCTTTCGCGGCGACGCATTGCTGTCCACCTGGCTGTCGCGCCTCGTGCTCAACGCTTGCTTTACGCGCCAGCGCCGGGGCGCCCGGCGCGACAACATCGCCCCGATGGTGAATACATCGTCCATCGCCGGCTTCGAGCGCACTACCATGGATGCGGACCTAACCTCCTCGCCCGATCATGCACTCATGCGCACGGAGCTGCGTGCATTGCTCGAGCGCAAGCTCGATGCGTTGCCCGAGGCTTTTCGCCTCGTGTTCGTCCTGCGTTGCGTGGAGGAGTTGAGCGTCGAGGAGACCGCGCAGTGTCTCGGCATACCGGAGGCCACCGTGCGATCGCGCCATTTTCGGGCGAAGCGCTTACTGCGCGAATCGCTCGCGCGGGAAATCGATTCGGCCGGGCGCGACGTGTTCTCGTTCGCCGGCGAGCGCTGCGACCGCATCGTCCGCGGCGTACTGGCGAGGCTGATTTCGCCCTGATTTCGGGCACGCGGGCGGCGCTTGCCGCGTGCCGCCGCGCCGCCGGCACCGCACGGCAAGCGTCGGCAGGCGCCTGGATCGACTGGCGGCCCGACGTACCGCGCCGCACGCCGATGCCCGGTTCGGACGACAGGCGTCATGCTCGGCGCGGTTCGGCATCCCAGCGGCGACGTGTGCGCCGCGAACACGGCCGGCACAAGATCCCCGGCTTCCCCATGCAGCCAGCCCCACGGCACGTCGCCCGCCATGCGTCCGTCGTCGCCCGTCTCGAACCATGGCGGTGGGGGACAGCCGTCTGCGTCCAGACACGACCGATTCGCGATAGTCATGGAAAGCTGTATAAATATCCAGTATAGTACTCACCGAAATCGAGCCGCACCGGTGCCCGCATCGCGGCGCGGGCGCCATCTCTGCGAGCCATCCGCAGCCTTCCTGCGCCGCGAACTCCGGCTAACTCATTCAGACGGGCAGACAAATTGTCATCCAGCAATCTGATCCGCATTCGCGGAGCACGTCAGCACAATCTCAAGCATATCGATCTCGACCTGCGCACCGGCGAAATGACGGTCGTCACCGGCCCGTCGGGCTCCGGCAAGTCGAGCCTCGTGTTCGACACCCTGTACGCGGAGGGCCAGCGGCGCTACGTCGAGACCTTCAGCGCGTATGCGCGGCAGTTTCTCGACCGGATGGACCGCCCGCAGGTGGAGCGCGTCGACGGCGTGCCGCCCGCGATCGCGATCGACCAGACGAACCCCGTGCGCAGCTCGCGCTCGACCGTCGGCACGATGACCGAGCTCAACGATCATCTGAAGCTCCTGTACGCGCGCGCGGCCGAGCTGTTCGATCGCCGGACCGCGCGGCTGGTGCGGCACGACACGCCGGAGACGATCTATGCGGATCTCTTCGCGCGCACGCAGGCGCACGACCCGCGCATCGCGATCACGTTCGCCGTCGAACTGCCGGAAAACGCGTCCGACGAGGAAGTCGAGCAGTGGCTGTCGGCGAGCGGCTATACGCGCGTGCAGGCGCGGCGCGACGTCGCGTCGCCCACCGGGCCGCGCAAGGTGCTCGACGTGGTGGCCGACCGCTTCCGGCTGCATCAGATCGACAAGGCCCGCGCGATCGAGGCGATCGAGGCGTCGCTCAAGCGCGGCGGCGGGCGGGTGAGCATCTATGTGCTCGCGCAGGCGCCGGAAGGCGCGGACGGCGGCGCGGCACAGTCTCAGGTGTGGCGTTACTCCACCGGGCTTCATGACCCGGACAGCGATCTGCGCTACGCGGATCCGCAGGCGGCGCTGTTCTCCTTCAACTCGGCGTACGGCGCGTGCGAGACGTGCCGCGGCTTCGGCCGCGTGATCGGCGTCGATCTCGGCCTCGTGATTCCCGACGCGCGCAAGACGCTGCGCGGCGGCGCCGTCAAGCCGATGCAGACGCCCGCGTGGAAGGAGTGCCAGGACGACCTGATGCGCTATGCGGCGAAAGCGAACATCCGGCGCGATACGCCGTGGGCGGAGCTCACGCCCGCCGAGCAGGACTGGGTGATCAACGGCTCGTCGGACTGGAACGGCAAATGGCAGAGCCAGTGGTACGGCGTGAAGCGCTTCTTCGGCTATCTCGAATCGAAAGCGTACAAGATGCACATCCGCGTGCTGCTGTCGAAATACCGCAGCTACACGCCGTGTGCGGTGTGCGGCGGCGCGCGTCTGAAGACGGAGGCGCTGCTGTGGCGGCTCGGCACGAAGGCGAACGCCGACGCGGTGCTCGCGAGCGCCGATCGCTTCATGCCGCGCGGCGTCGACTGGACCCGCGCGCAGCTCGAGGCGCTGCCGGGCCTGACGGTGCACGACCTGATGCTGCTGCCGATCGAGCGGATCCGCCGCTTCTTCGACGACATCAGCCTGCCGAGCGCGCTGCTCGACGATGCGCTGAAGCTGCTGCTCGCCGAGGTGCGCACGCGGCTGAAGTACCTGTGCGACGTGGGGCTCGGCTACCTGACGCTCGACCGGCAGAGCCGCACGCTGTCGGGCGGCGAGGTGCAGCGGATCAACCTGACGACGGCGCTCGGCACGTCGCTCACCAAGACGCTGTTCGTGCTCGACGAGCCGAGCATCGGGCTGCATCCGCGCGACCTGAACCGGATCGTCGAGGCGATGCGGCGCCTGCGCGACGCGGGCAATACGCTCGTCGTCGTCGAGCACGATCCGTCGGTGATGCTCGCGGCCGACCGGCTGATCGACATGGGCCCCGGCCCGGGCGAGCGCGGCGGCACGATCGTCTACGACGGCACGCCCGGCGCGATCCGCTCGGCCCGCACGCTGACGGGCGAGTATCTCGGCGGCCGCAAGCACGTCGCGCACGCGTCGAACTGGGCGCGCCGGCCGGTGGACGCGCGCACGCCGCGCATCGTGCTCGAGGGCGCGAGCGAGCACAATCTGCGCGACGTCACGGTCGAGATTCCGTTGCAGCGCCTCGTATGCGTGACGGGCGTGTCGGGTTCCGGCAAATCGACGCTGTTGCAGGACGTGCTCTATCCGGCGATGGCGCGGCACTTCGGCAAGGCCACCGAATCGCCGGGCGCGTACCGCCGCCTCGCGGGCGCGGAGCAGGTGGGCGACGTCGTGTTCGTCGACCAGTCGCCGATCGGCAAGACCACGCGCTCGAACCCGGCGAGCTATGTCGGCGCGTTCGACGAGATCCGCAAGCTGTTCGCGAAGGCGCCGCTTGCGCTGCAGCGCGGCTACAGCGCGGGCACCTTCAGCTTCAACTCCGGCGACGGCCGCTGCCCGAGCTGCGGCGGCTCCGGCTTCGAGCACATCGAGATGCAGTTCCTGAGCGACGTCTACCTGCGTTGCCCGGACTGCGACGGCAGCCGCTACCGGGCCGAGATCCTCGAAGTGCGGATCGAGCGCGGCGGGCGCGCGCTCAGCGTCGCCGACGTGCTCGATCTGACCGTCAGCGAGGCCGCGGCGTGTTTCGCCGCCGACGCCGACGTGCTGCGCGTGCTGCAGCCGATCGTCGACGTCGGCCTCGAATACGTGAAGCTCGGCCAGCCGGTGCCGACGCTGTCCGGCGGCGAGGCGCAACGCCTGAAGCTGGCGGGCTTTCTCGCGGAATCCGCGAAGGCGCGCGACGGGCGCCGCGTCGTCACGGAAGAGGCGCGCGTCGCGCGGGCGCGGCTCTTCATGTTCGACGAGCCCACCACCGGGCTGCATTTCGACGACATCGCGAAGCTGATGCAGGCGTTCGGCAAGCTGCTCGCGAGCGGCCATTCGCTGATCGTGATCGAGCACAATCTCGACGTGATCCGCGCGGCCGACTGGCTGATCGATCTCGGCCCGGAAGGCGGCGACGGCGGCGGCCTCGTGCTGTGCGCGGGCACGCCCGACGACGTGAAGGCCTGCGCCGGCTCGCATACGGGCGCGGCGCTGCTGCAGTACGAGCGCGCGATGAACGTCGGGGCCGACGCCGACGCATCCGGCGACGCGGGCGTGCCGCTGCAGGCCGCGCTGAACGCGGCGCGCGCGCGCCGCGCGATCGAAGGCGAGAACGTGGTGCGGATCGTCAATGCGCGCGAGCACAACCTGAAGGCGCTCGACGTCGACATTCCGCACGGCAAGTTCAACGTGGTGACCGGCGTGTCCGGCTCCGGCAAGTCGACGCTCGCGTTCGACATCCTCTTCCACGAGGGCCAGCGCCGCTACCTCGAATCGCTGAACGCGTACGCGCGCTCGATCGTGCAGCCGGCCGGGCGCCCCGAAGTCGACGCGGTGTATGGCATTCCGCCGACGGTGGCGATCGAGCAGCGGCTGTCGCGCGGCGGCCGCAAGAGCACGGTCGCGACGACCTCCGAAGTGTGGCATTTCCTGCGGCTGCTGTACGTGAAGCTCGGCCTTCAGCATTGCATCCACGACGGCACGCCGGTGACGTCGCAAACCGTCGAATCGATCGCCGCGCAGTTGCTGCGCGATCATCGCGGCGAGCACGTCGGGCTGCTCGCGCCGCTCGTCGTCAATCGCAAGGGCGTGTACACGGATCTCGCGAAGTGGGCGAAGGCGCGCGGCAACACGCACCTGCGCGTCGACGGCGAATTCGTGACGGTGGACCCGTGGCCGAAGCTCGACCGCTTCCGCGAGCACACGATCGAGCTGCCGGTGGCCGACCTCGTCGTGTCGCCGGACAACGAGGCCGAGTTGAGGCAGCGCCTGGACGAGACGCTCGAGCTCGGCAAGGGCGTGATGCATCTGCTCGCGCCGCTCGACGGGCTGCGCCATGCGATGGACAACCGCCTTTGCACCGCCGGCGTCGGCGCGATCAAGGTGCTGTCGGTCAAGCGCGCATGCCCGGTGTGCGGCACGAGCTACCCGGAGCTGGACCCGCGGATGTTCTCGTACAACAGCAAGCATGGCTGGTGCACGACCTGCGTGGGCACCGGCCTCGCGCTCACGCGCGAGCAGCGCGCGGCCTACGACGACACGGTGCTTGCCGAGGACGGCCGCGGCCGCGAGCAGACGCTGCCTTCCGACGAGCAGGAGCCGGAGGGCGTCGGTGACGAGCCGTGCCCGGATTGCGGCGGCACGCGGCTGAACCCGTCCGCGCGCGCGGTGACTTTCGGCCGCCATTCGATCGTCGACGTCGCGCAATGGACCGTGACGGATACGCGCCGCTGGATCGAGGGCCTGCAGCTCGCCGGGCGGGACGCGCAGATCGCGCGCGACATCGTCGGCGAAATCGGCAGCCGTCTCGCGTTTCTCGAGGAAGTCGGGCTCGGCTATCTGAGCCTCGATCGCGCGGCGCCGAGCCTGTCGGGCGGCGAAGCCCAGCGCATCCGGCTCGCGGCGCAGCTCGGCAGCAACCTGCAGGGCGTGTGCTACGTGCTCGACGAGCCGACGATCGGCCTGCATCCGCGCGACAACCAGATCCTGCTGAGCGCGCTGCGCAAGCTCGGCGACAAGGGCAACACGCTCGTCGTCGAGCACGACGAAGACACGATTCGCCGCGCCGATCACATCATCGACATCGGCCCGGGCGCCGGCAGGCGCGGCGGCACGCTGGTCGCGCAGGGCGGGGTCGCGGACCTGTCCGCGCAGTCGGCCTCGGTGACGGGGCGCTTGCTCGCGCAGCCGATGACGCATCCGCTGCAGCCGCGGCGCAGCGTGAATCCGCCGGGCAAGAGGAACGGGCACGCGGTGCCGCAAGCGTGGCTGACGGTGCATCGCGCCCGGCTGCACAACCTGCGCGACGTCACGGTCGGCATGCCGCTTGCGCGGCTCGTCGCCGTGACGGGCGTGAGCGGCTCGGGCAAGTCGACGCTCGCGCGCGATGTGCTGATGACGAACCTGCTCGACGCGGTGGGCCGCTCGGTGCTGTCGTCGCCGGCCGCGCGGCGCGCACGCAAGGCCGCGCAGCAGGACGCGCCGCGGGCGGCGAAGAGCCGCGCGAGCGTGCTCGCGCGCAGCGCCCCGAGGCCCGTGCTGAACGTCACGCATGCGTGGCAAGGCTGCGAGTCGATCAGCGGCTGGGAGCATATCGACCGCGTGCTCGAAGTCGACCAGACGCCGATCGGCAAGACGCCGCGCTCGTGCCCGGCGACCTACATCGGCGTGTGGGACGCGATCCGCAGGCTGTTCGCGGACACGCTGGAGGCGCGCGCGCGCGGCTACACGGCGTCGCGTTTCTCGTTCAACACCGGCGAAGGGCGTTGCCCCGCATGCGAAGGGCAAGGCGTGCGCACGATCGGCATGAGCTTCCTGCCCGACGTGAAAGTGCCGTGCGACGTGTGCCACGGGCAGCGTTTCAACCCGGAGACGCTCGCGGTGACGTGGCGCGGCCGGAACATCGGCGACGTGCTGACGATGGAGATCGACGAAGCGGTGGAGTTTTTCGCGCCGTTGTCGAACATCGCGCATCCGCTGCAACTGATGAAGGACGTCGGCCTCGGTTATCTGACGCTCGGCCAGCCGTCGCCGACGCTGTCCGGCGGCGAGGCGCAGCGCATCAAGCTCGTCACCGAGCTGAGCAAGGTGCGCGACGATGTCACGCGGCGCGGCCAGAAAGCGCCGCACACGCTGTACGTGCTCGACGAGCCGACCGTGGGCCTGCACATGGCCGACGTCGCGAAGCTGATTCGCGTGCTGCACCGGCTCGTCGACGCGGGGCACAGTGTCGTCGTGATCGAGCACGACCTCGATGTGATCGCGGAGGCGGACTGGATCGTCGATCTCGGCCCGGAGGGCGGTGCGGGCGGCGGCACGATCGTGGCGGCCGCGCCTCCGGAAGGGCTCGTGGAGGTGAGCGCAAGCCATACGGGGCGCGCGCTCGGAGCCGTGCTGGCGCGAACGGGCGCGGACCGGGACGAACCGCTGCGAAGCGGGACGGCGCGCGCCGGTTGAACGGCCGGCTTCGATGAACGGCCGCCCGGAGGCGGCGCGCGCATCGACAGGCGCCCGGCCGCCTGCGGGGCGCGCCATGGAAGCTTCACGTCCAGCACGGACAGCATCGATTGCAAACCCGCGGACATCCTGTCCGGGTGCCAGGCCACGGCGATCTTGAGTTCGAGGTGCTCGGTGTCGTTATCGAGCGCCTTATAGACGACGCCCGGATGCGCACTGTTGCACACCTGCGCCGGCAGCGGCGCCACGCCCACGCCTGCGGCGACCAGGTTGACCATGCTCGTCACCCGCCACGCTTCCAGCGCGATCCGGGGCTGAATCCCGCTTC is a genomic window of Burkholderia mallei ATCC 23344 containing:
- a CDS encoding DUF4142 domain-containing protein yields the protein MTPMHTLSFAALLSALPLAAHAQDAQLTDPQIAAIVVTANQVDIDAGKLAQGRTHTKQVKDFANLMVTDHTSVNEAAVALATKLSLKPEDNATSGALKRGGDDNIATLRTLRGHEFDKAYIGHEVAYHQQVLDAMDKALIPAAKNGELKALLVKVRPAFAAHLEHARDLQSKLGGDRDRKAD
- a CDS encoding cupredoxin domain-containing protein, whose product is MRPSARWRAACRTILVLAAAVAAVGPAAAGATHTVSIEGMRFNPDSLTVERGDKIVWVNKDLVAHTATATAAHAFDSHEIAPNASWAYVARSPGRFAYVCALHPTMKANLIVKSKR
- a CDS encoding RNA polymerase sigma factor, which codes for MTTEPRSGDMQPSRVDDRALAARVAGGDHAAFEQLMRRYNRRLYRLARATLRDDAQAEDVLQEAYLAAFRTIGRFRGDALLSTWLSRLVLNACFTRQRRGARRDNIAPMVNTSSIAGFERTTMDADLTSSPDHALMRTELRALLERKLDALPEAFRLVFVLRCVEELSVEETAQCLGIPEATVRSRHFRAKRLLRESLAREIDSAGRDVFSFAGERCDRIVRGVLARLISP
- the uvrA gene encoding excinuclease ABC subunit UvrA, which encodes MSSSNLIRIRGARQHNLKHIDLDLRTGEMTVVTGPSGSGKSSLVFDTLYAEGQRRYVETFSAYARQFLDRMDRPQVERVDGVPPAIAIDQTNPVRSSRSTVGTMTELNDHLKLLYARAAELFDRRTARLVRHDTPETIYADLFARTQAHDPRIAITFAVELPENASDEEVEQWLSASGYTRVQARRDVASPTGPRKVLDVVADRFRLHQIDKARAIEAIEASLKRGGGRVSIYVLAQAPEGADGGAAQSQVWRYSTGLHDPDSDLRYADPQAALFSFNSAYGACETCRGFGRVIGVDLGLVIPDARKTLRGGAVKPMQTPAWKECQDDLMRYAAKANIRRDTPWAELTPAEQDWVINGSSDWNGKWQSQWYGVKRFFGYLESKAYKMHIRVLLSKYRSYTPCAVCGGARLKTEALLWRLGTKANADAVLASADRFMPRGVDWTRAQLEALPGLTVHDLMLLPIERIRRFFDDISLPSALLDDALKLLLAEVRTRLKYLCDVGLGYLTLDRQSRTLSGGEVQRINLTTALGTSLTKTLFVLDEPSIGLHPRDLNRIVEAMRRLRDAGNTLVVVEHDPSVMLAADRLIDMGPGPGERGGTIVYDGTPGAIRSARTLTGEYLGGRKHVAHASNWARRPVDARTPRIVLEGASEHNLRDVTVEIPLQRLVCVTGVSGSGKSTLLQDVLYPAMARHFGKATESPGAYRRLAGAEQVGDVVFVDQSPIGKTTRSNPASYVGAFDEIRKLFAKAPLALQRGYSAGTFSFNSGDGRCPSCGGSGFEHIEMQFLSDVYLRCPDCDGSRYRAEILEVRIERGGRALSVADVLDLTVSEAAACFAADADVLRVLQPIVDVGLEYVKLGQPVPTLSGGEAQRLKLAGFLAESAKARDGRRVVTEEARVARARLFMFDEPTTGLHFDDIAKLMQAFGKLLASGHSLIVIEHNLDVIRAADWLIDLGPEGGDGGGLVLCAGTPDDVKACAGSHTGAALLQYERAMNVGADADASGDAGVPLQAALNAARARRAIEGENVVRIVNAREHNLKALDVDIPHGKFNVVTGVSGSGKSTLAFDILFHEGQRRYLESLNAYARSIVQPAGRPEVDAVYGIPPTVAIEQRLSRGGRKSTVATTSEVWHFLRLLYVKLGLQHCIHDGTPVTSQTVESIAAQLLRDHRGEHVGLLAPLVVNRKGVYTDLAKWAKARGNTHLRVDGEFVTVDPWPKLDRFREHTIELPVADLVVSPDNEAELRQRLDETLELGKGVMHLLAPLDGLRHAMDNRLCTAGVGAIKVLSVKRACPVCGTSYPELDPRMFSYNSKHGWCTTCVGTGLALTREQRAAYDDTVLAEDGRGREQTLPSDEQEPEGVGDEPCPDCGGTRLNPSARAVTFGRHSIVDVAQWTVTDTRRWIEGLQLAGRDAQIARDIVGEIGSRLAFLEEVGLGYLSLDRAAPSLSGGEAQRIRLAAQLGSNLQGVCYVLDEPTIGLHPRDNQILLSALRKLGDKGNTLVVEHDEDTIRRADHIIDIGPGAGRRGGTLVAQGGVADLSAQSASVTGRLLAQPMTHPLQPRRSVNPPGKRNGHAVPQAWLTVHRARLHNLRDVTVGMPLARLVAVTGVSGSGKSTLARDVLMTNLLDAVGRSVLSSPAARRARKAAQQDAPRAAKSRASVLARSAPRPVLNVTHAWQGCESISGWEHIDRVLEVDQTPIGKTPRSCPATYIGVWDAIRRLFADTLEARARGYTASRFSFNTGEGRCPACEGQGVRTIGMSFLPDVKVPCDVCHGQRFNPETLAVTWRGRNIGDVLTMEIDEAVEFFAPLSNIAHPLQLMKDVGLGYLTLGQPSPTLSGGEAQRIKLVTELSKVRDDVTRRGQKAPHTLYVLDEPTVGLHMADVAKLIRVLHRLVDAGHSVVVIEHDLDVIAEADWIVDLGPEGGAGGGTIVAAAPPEGLVEVSASHTGRALGAVLARTGADRDEPLRSGTARAG